GAAGAAGGGGCACAGAAGTTTGCCGACTATTTTGAATTCAGTGAACCTCTCAAACGATGCAGCAGTCACCGCCTGTTGGCCATGCGTCGTGGTGAGAGTGAGGGCTTTTTGAAAGTTAACATTGATGTTGACAGCGAACAATGTACTGAAAAAATCCGCAAAAAATATGTTCATGGCTTGGGCAAATGCCAGCAACTTGTAGGAGAAGCCTGCGATGATGCTTATAAAAGACTCGTCAGACCATCGATTGAAACCGAGTTTGCCAACACCAGCAAAGAGGCTGCCGATGAAGAAGCTATCAAGGTGTTTGCCGAAAACCTGCGCCAACTGTTATTGGCTGCACCGTTGGGACAGAAGCGCGTTATGGCCGTTGACCCTGGCATTCGAACGGGTTGTAAGGTGGTTTGTCTTAGCGAACAGGGCGATCTCCTACATCATTCGGTCGTCTATACCGTAGGCAATAAATCTGGAAATGACGCACTGGCAGCCTTCACAAAACTTGTCAGTCGATATGATGTGGAAGCCATTGCTGTTGGAAATGGTACAGCAAGCCGCGAAACGACCGACATTCTGCGTCAGATAGACAATGTACCTGTCTATGTGGTCAGTGAAGACGGAGCTTCCATTTATTCGGCTTCAGAGAATGGGCGCAATGAGTTTCCCGACCTTGATCTCACGGTACGCGGAGCAATTTCTATCGGCCGACGCCTTATGGACCCACTTGCCGAATTGGTTAAGATTGATGCCAAGAGCATCGGTGTGGGACAATATCAGCATGATGTGAACCAGACAAAGTTGAAACAATCGCTTGACCGCACTGTGGAAAGCTGTGTCAACCAAGTTGGAGTGAACCTCAATACAGCCTCTAAGCATTTGCTCACCTATGTAAGTGGACTTGGCCCTTCCCTCGCACAGAACATCGTTGACTACCGACATGAGCATGGTGCCTTCGCTTCGCGCAGCGAACTGAAGAAAGTTCCACGCTTGGGCAGTGTGGCTTATGAGCAGTGTGCGGGCTTTCTTCGCATCCCCAACGCGCGCAATCCGCTTGACAACTCGGCTGTACATCCCGAGCGTTATGCCCTTGTCGAAGTCATGGCAAAGGAACAGCAATGCACGGTCAGCAATCTTATTGGCAACCATGAACGCCTGAAACGAATTTCTTTGCAGCAGTTTGTCACGTCAGAAGTGGGACTCCCTACCCTCCACGACATTCTGAAAGAACTCGAAAAGCCGGGCCTTGACCCCCGCGAACAGCTTGAAGAATTCCGCTTTGATGAACACGTGCACACGGTAGAAGACCTCAATG
The nucleotide sequence above comes from Segatella oris. Encoded proteins:
- a CDS encoding Tex family protein, yielding MNNNYQIIAKKLMLPEKQVENTILLLNEGCTIPFIARYRKERTGSLDEVQIAAISEQYAKMQELTKRKDTICKTIEEQGKLTADLKRKIEATWDATELEDIYLPFKPKRRTKAQIARENGLEPLATILLLQREQQPEAVAKRFLKGDIKSVDEALAGAKDIIAEAISEDETVRQQIRSVFRREAVITSKAVKSKREEEGAQKFADYFEFSEPLKRCSSHRLLAMRRGESEGFLKVNIDVDSEQCTEKIRKKYVHGLGKCQQLVGEACDDAYKRLVRPSIETEFANTSKEAADEEAIKVFAENLRQLLLAAPLGQKRVMAVDPGIRTGCKVVCLSEQGDLLHHSVVYTVGNKSGNDALAAFTKLVSRYDVEAIAVGNGTASRETTDILRQIDNVPVYVVSEDGASIYSASENGRNEFPDLDLTVRGAISIGRRLMDPLAELVKIDAKSIGVGQYQHDVNQTKLKQSLDRTVESCVNQVGVNLNTASKHLLTYVSGLGPSLAQNIVDYRHEHGAFASRSELKKVPRLGSVAYEQCAGFLRIPNARNPLDNSAVHPERYALVEVMAKEQQCTVSNLIGNHERLKRISLQQFVTSEVGLPTLHDILKELEKPGLDPREQLEEFRFDEHVHTVEDLNVGMELPGIVTNITNFGAFVDIGVHQDGLVHISQMADKFIKDPNEVVKLHQHVRVRVIEVDLRRKRIALSMRSTRN